The following are from one region of the Aspergillus luchuensis IFO 4308 DNA, chromosome 4, nearly complete sequence genome:
- the UBA4 gene encoding HesA/MoeB/ThiF family protein (COG:H;~EggNog:ENOG410PFVS;~InterPro:IPR035985,IPR001763,IPR000594,IPR028885, IPR036873;~PFAM:PF00899,PF00581;~go_component: GO:0005829 - cytosol [Evidence IEA];~go_function: GO:0004792 - thiosulfate sulfurtransferase activity [Evidence IEA];~go_function: GO:0008641 - ubiquitin-like modifier activating enzyme activity [Evidence IEA];~go_process: GO:0002143 - tRNA wobble position uridine thiolation [Evidence IEA]) translates to MPEHTFDRDCKFEITRQSLSMNGLEQTCASLRTQIAATEAKLADLKRELEVAEQAAASHKSQNATDAEKGSERRWPLLDEEYRRYGRQMIVPQLGIQGQLKLRSAKVLIVGAGGLGCPAALYLAGAGVGTLGLVDGDSVESSNLHRQVLHRTRNIGKLKVDSAIEYLKELNPHSKYIAHREHLAPEAAPEIFSNYDLILDCTDNPATRYLISDTAVLLGKPLVSASALRTEGQLMVLNNPPRPAGDKTGGPCYRCVFPKPPPANTVTSCADGGIVGPVVGTMGVLQALEAIKVITADETSTPPPPSLHIFSAYSTPLFRTIKLRSRRPNCAVCSAEASVTVDTVRSGSTDYIFFCGTADPESLLSPEERITPREYRTRHHGKEEKEPTIIDVREKVQYDICSLDNSINIPISTILASSSSAMSNGDSSADGVPALPPWVPADVASSQSTDPVYVVCRLGNDSQVAVKKLKELGLDQGGERVVADIRGGFRAWKEQVDPEWPEY, encoded by the exons ATGCCGGAGCATACCTTCGACAGGGATTGTAAATTCGAGATAACTAGACAGTCTCTGTCCATGAACGGACTCGAACAGACGTGCGCATCTTTGCGCACGCAGATTGCTGCTACTGAAGCCAAACTTGCCGACCTGAAGCGTGAGCTCGAAGTCGCAGAACAGGCTGCCGCGAGCCACAAAAGCCAGAATGCAACGGACGCTGAAAAGGGATCTGAGAGGAGGTGGCCCCTTCTAGACGAAGAGTATCGACGCTATGGAAGGCAGATGATCGTGCCACAGCTAGGAATACAAG GGCAGCTGAAACTCCGGTCGGCGAAGGTGTTGATTGTAGGAGCTGGTGGGCTGGGATGTCCGGCAGCTTTGTATCTTGCTGGAGCAGGTGTTGGTACGCTCGGACTCGTGGATGGAGATTCTGTGGAGTCGTCGAACCTTCATCGTCAGGTCTTACATCGGACAAGGAATATCGGGAAGCTGAAGGTGGATAGTGCTATTGAGTACTTGAAGGA GCTGAACCCTCACTCCAAATACATCGCTCACAGGGAACATCTAGCGCCTGAAGCTGCCCCAGAGATCTTCAGCAACTACGACCTGATTCTCGATTGCACGGATAACCCCGCGACTCGATATCTCATCTCGGATACTGCGGTGCTCCTGGGCAAACCACTGGTGTCGGCCTCTGCCCTGCGCACAGAAGGCCAACTCATGGTATTGAACAATCCTCCTCGACCTGCCGGCGACAAGACCGGAGGTCCTTGCTACCGCTGTGTATTTCCGAAGCCGCCCCCGGCGAATACTGTCACAAGCTGCGCGGATGGGGGTATCGTGGGCCCCGTGGTAGGAACAATGGGCGTTTTGCAGGCCCTAGAAGCAATCAAAGTAATTACAGCAGATGAAACATCCACACCCCCGCCGCCATCATTGcacatcttctccgcatACTCTACACCTCTCTTCCGCACGATCAAACTTCGCTCTCGTCGGCCAAATTGCGCGGTGTGCTCTGCCGAGGCCAGCGTCACGGTGGATACTGTCCGCTCTGGTTCTACCGActacatcttcttctgcggtACCGCAGATCCAGAGAGCTTGCTCTCACCCGAGGAGCGCATCACACCGCGCGAGTATCGTACAAGGCATCACGgcaaggaggaaaaggaaccGACGATTATCGATGTCAGGGAGAAGGTCCAGTACGACATCTGTAGTCTGGACAATAGCATCAATATCCCGATATCCACGATtctggcttcttcgtcgagcGCTATGAGTAATGGGGACTCGTCGGCCGATGGTGTGCCTGCGTTACCTCCATGGGTGCCGGCGGACGTAGCGTCATCGCAGTCTACTGACCCCGTGTATGTGGTGTGTCGACTGGGCAATGATTCCCAGGTTGCTGTTAAGAAGCTGAAAGAGCTGGGATTGGatcaaggaggagagagggtcgTGGCTGATATTCGGGGGGGATTCCGTGCCTGGAAAGAGCAGGTTGATCCTGAGTGGCCTGAGTACTAG
- a CDS encoding sugar porter family MFS transporter (COG:G;~EggNog:ENOG410Q2RQ;~InterPro:IPR005829,IPR005828,IPR003663,IPR036259, IPR020846;~PFAM:PF00083,PF07690;~TransMembrane:12 (i7-25o64-83i90-109o121-138i150-167o187-204i272-294o314-332i339-359o371-388i409-427o439-462i);~go_component: GO:0016020 - membrane [Evidence IEA];~go_component: GO:0016021 - integral component of membrane [Evidence IEA];~go_function: GO:0022857 - transmembrane transporter activity [Evidence IEA];~go_process: GO:0055085 - transmembrane transport [Evidence IEA]), whose translation MSLLKNYRVYLLTAVAYSGSLLFGYDTGVMGSVLSLTSFKEDFGIPTGSSGFASSKSSEISSNVVSLLTAGCFFGAIFAAPLNERIGRRYALMVFTVVFLIGAAVQVASKHHIGQIYGGRVIAGLGIGGMSSITPVFVSENCPPSIRGRVAGMFQEFLVIGSTFAYWLDYGVSLHIPSSTKQWRVPVAVQLIPGGLMLLGLFFLKESPRWLAGKGRHEEALQSLAYIRNESPDSEVIQKEFAEIRAAIDEEVAATEGLTYKEFIQPSNLKRFGFAFTLMLSQQFTGTNSIGYYAPEIFQTIGLSATNSSLFATGVYGTVKVVATAIFLFVGIDRWGRKLSLVGGSIWMASMMFIIGAVLATHPPDTSASGVSQASIAMVVMIYLYVIGYSASWGPTPWVYVSEIFPTRLRSYGVGLAATSQWLWSFVVTEITPKAVHNIGWRTFLMFGIFCVAMCVFVIVFAKETKGRSLEDMDILFGAVNEADRRAAVEHTMHKRGSSHIEDVDEETERVRHEQDKV comes from the exons ATGAGTCTCCTCAAGAACTATCGCGTCTACCTCCTCACAGCAGTGGCCTACTCGGGGTCACTTCTTTTCG GCTATGATACGGGTGTTATGGGAAGTGTTCTTTCACTGACCAGCTTCAAGGAAGATTTTGGAATACCGACTGGCTCTTCTGGTTTTGCTTCCTCCAAGAGCTCCGAAATCTCATCCAATGTTGTGTCCTTGCTGACCGCgggctgcttcttcggcgcCATCTTCGCTGCCCCCCTTAACGAGCGCATTGGCCGACGCTATGCACTGATGGTCTTCACCGTCGTATTTCTTATCGGAGCAGCTGTTCAAGTTGCTTCGAAGCATCACATTGGACAGATCTATGGTGGCCGTGTCATAGCTGGCTTGGGAATTGGTGGAATGTCTAGTATCACGCCTGTGTTCGTGAGCGAGAACTGCCCCCCAAGCATTCGAGGCCGAGTTGCTGGCATGTTCCAGGAATTTCTGGTCATTGGGAGCACCTTCGCCTATTGGCTAGACTATGGTGTCTCCCTGCACATTCCCTCAAGCACGAAGCAATGGCGTGTCCCCGTCGCTGTTCAGCTGATTCCTGGCGGTCTTATGCTCCTcggccttttcttcctcaaaGAGTCTCctcgctggctggctggtaaAGGACGACATGAAGAAGCTCTTCAGTCTCTCGCATACATCAGAAACGAGTCTCCTGATAGCGAAGTGATTCAGAAAGAGTTTGCTGAGATCCGAGCAGCCATCGATGAAGAGGTAGCAGCTACCGAGGGGCTGACATACAAGGAGTTCATCCAGCCGAGTAACCTTAAACGCTTCGGATTCGCCTTCACTCTCATGCTTTCACAACAATTTACGGGCACCAACTCAATCGGATACTACGCCCCTGAGATCTTCCAAACTATCGGACTTAGCGCGACTAACTCGTCTCTTTTCGCTACTGGAGTCTACGGGACTGTGAAGGTTGTCGCGACGGCTATCTTCCTGTTTGTTGGTATCGACCGTTGGGGTCGGAAGCTCAGTCTGGTCGGCGGATCCATTTGGATGGCGAGCATGATGTTCATCATTGGCGCTGTATTGGCCACGCACCCTCCCGACACAAGCGCCAGTGGTGTCTCTCAGGCTTCTATCGCCATGGTCGTCATGATCTATCTCTACGTGATTGGCTATTCAGCTTCCTGGGGCCCTACTCCCTGGGTGTATGTGAGCGAG ATCTTCCCAACACGGCTACGTTCATACGGTGTCGGTCTGGCAGCCACGTCCCAGTGGCTCTGGAGTTTCGTCGTCACCGAGATCACCCCCAAAGCCGTCCACAACATCGGCTGGCGGACTTTCCTCATGTTTGGTATCTTCTGCGTTGCCATGTgtgtcttcgtcatcgttTTTGCCAAGGAGACCAAGGGTCGCAGTCTCGAGGACATGGATATCCTCTTCGGCGCTGTCAACGAGGCGGACCGTCGTGCTGCGGTGGAGCATACTATGCACAAGCGCGGTTCCTCCCACATCGAGGACGTGGATGAGGAGACTGAGCGTGTTCGCCATGAGCAGGACAAGGTCTAG
- a CDS encoding uncharacterized protein (COG:S;~EggNog:ENOG410PJ2B;~InterPro:IPR018823,IPR018820;~PFAM:PF13515,PF10337,PF10334;~TransMembrane:12 (i42-64o70-88i100-120o140-160i172-198o204-223i622-639o645-662i674-693o699-717i724-741o761-785i)): MAAQVDSDQSSSRVLPGEDDGRRNREWKLFSKLKRGWKSLELDMPTLLLMMKGALAPTICVAIYQADAVASLFNTVGYLVAIISVLGFSIMPRAKFIQMMVLDVLAVCVASAVALLMMYSCVKAREHSESSAAAADGSTAYNSSAAAVSGVWLFFEIYLVHTFRAKFQQFQFPVIIYSIVANVAFVYASRLGTMAAAIALVKKLLEACLTGLGVATGVSLFILPKSTRGIVFKQMAGYIGGLRAALNAHTVYFETLEKDDMFGRAETYDSTVEKVTDKGKVYSPEAQAIRTACQKVTDLHAKIHGDLTFAKREVAIGKLGPDDLQAIFRHLRQTMIPVVGLSFVVDIFQRLSDYNKWNQPIDATGAEIPDQVRQRVRLEWNEIMRAVHDPFSSMIHTIDEGLHHVSLQLELTKPPKPSKAGKEPEDVEATASPKPGEKGFGEYYEKKLRNFKYAKRVALRTWSEEKGIILPPDFFEHPSSVHLDVDDIPDDKFGVGRDRSRRQLYLILYVEQLLESTGHVVHDFIQFADEKVASGKLARKRLVIPGSKRLLKWFISAFKAEDSHEDDNLGGDINSQNNILQLGEAYKHRKDPEHLPPENMLEKIGDKIRLIPTALRSPESAYGFRVACATMTVAVVAFLHDTQDFFVKQRFVWAMIMVNLSMSPTSGQSIFGFVLRLLGTVLAMVLSLLAWYIPGQKTPGIIVFLFIFLTCVFYVPIKIFRFRIIGIITIISTSMIVGYELEVRKIGEEVASSNGQQYYPIYLLGPYRLATVSAGIAVAFIWTFFPYPISEHSVLRQSLGASLYLLANYYSVIHETVNARMRGDEGDLALKTSSGRRLLKARNKVFSKQMLMLNNLRTYAGFLNWEVAIGGRFPKKRYNSIITCIENIVSYLSLLGYASDTLLQLDGDDESDSAWVHDFKRLVASARVTTHEITTVLCLLSASITNRQPLPPYLKTPRPYSFSKRLEALDKDILSLRHIAEPGFATFSVLQISTRCIVGDVERLMRDVKALVGELDFSFHAISTAHSVKSSAEVSRLSRPPSRDKLD, translated from the exons ATGGCAGCTCAGGTCGACTCAGACCAGTCCTCCTCGCGGGTCTTACccggcgaagatgatggacgacGGAACCGCGAATGGAAGCTCTTCAGCAAGCTGAAACGGGGTTGGAAGAGCTTGGAACTGGATATGCCGACTCTGCTTCTTATGATGAA GGGTGCCCTTGCACCAACAATTTGTGTAGCTAT atatcaAGCGGATGCCGTGGCATCGCTTTTCAATACAGTCGGGTATCTGGTGGCCATCATTTCCGTCTTGGGATTCTCAATCATGCCTCGGGCCAAGTTTATTCAAATGATGGTCCTCGACGTATTAGCTGTCTGTGTTGCATCAGCTGTTGCTCTACTAATGATGTACTCGTGTGTCAAGGCACGGGAGCATTCTGAGTcctccgctgccgctgccgacgGAAGCACAGCATACAACTCGTCTGCAGCAGCCGTCAGTGGCGTTTGGTTGTTCTTCGAGATCTACCTGGTTCACACCTTTCGAGCCAAGTTTCAGCAGTTTCAGTTTCCCGTGATTATTTACTCGATTGTTGCCAATGTTGCTTTTGTTTATGCTTCTAGGCTTGGGACCATGGCTGCTGCGATTGCGCTCGTCAAGAAATTGCTCGAAGCATGCCTGACCGGGTTGGGAGTGGCAACGGGTGTCTCATTGTTCATACTTCCAAAAAGTACCCGAGGCATCGTCTTCAAGCAGATGGCCGGCTACATCGGCGGTCTGCGTGCTGCCCTCAATGCACACACGGTGTACTTCGAGACGTTGGAAAAGGACGACATGTTCGGGAGGGCAGAGACGTACGATTCGACCGTAGAGAAGGTCACCGATAAGGGCAAGGTTTATAGCCCGGAGGCGCAGGCTATCCGTACAGCCTGTCAGAAAGTCACAGACCTTCATGCCAAAATTCATGGCGATTTGACATTCGCCAAGCGCGAAGTTGCAATTGGGAAGCTTGGGCCAGATGATCTCCAAGCCATCTTCCGACACCTGCGCCAGACCATGATACCCGTAGTCGGGTTAAGTTTTGTTGTGGACATATTCCAGCGCTTGTCTGACTACAACAAATGGAACCAGCCCATCGACGCGACTGGGGCAGAAATTCCCGATCAGGTACGCCAGAGGGTTAGACTGGAGTGGAACGAGATCATGAGAGCAGTCCATGATCCTTTCAGCTCAATGATTCACACAATTGACGAGGGTCTGCATCATGTGTCTCTTCAGCTTGAGCTAACAAAGCCGCCAAAACCATCGAAAGCGGGCAAAGAGCCGGAAGATGTGGAGGCAACGGCTAGTCCGAAACCGGGCGAGAAAGGCTTTGGCGAGTATTACGAGAAAAAGCTTCGCAACTTCAAGTACGCCAAGCGAGTTGCCTTGCGAACTTGGAGCGAAGAGAAGGGGATAATCCTGCCACCTGACTTTTTCGAGCACCCGTCATCAGTACATTTGGATGTGGACGATATTCCTGATGACAAGTTTGGAGTCGGCCGAGACAGGAGCCGACGGCAGCTGTACTTGATTCTCTAT GTGGAGCAGCTGCTCGAATCCACTGGCCACGTTGTCCATGATTTTATCCAGTTTGCAGACGAGAAGGTTGCAAGTGGGAAGCTCGCACGGAAGCGTCTCGTAATTCCCGGCTCAAAGCGTCTGCTGAAATGGTTCATCAGCGCTTTCAAGGCGGAGGACTCACATGAGGACGACAACTTGGGTGGTGACATCAACTCACAGAACAACATCCTTCAACTGGGCGAGGCTTATAAACACCGAAAGGACCCGGAACACTTGCCGCCGGAGAATATGTTGGAGAAAATCGGTGACAAGATTCGCCTCATACCCACGGCATTGCGCTCTCCCGAGTCGGCATATGGGTTCCGAGTTGCGTGCGCTACGATGACTGTTGCTGTGGTTGCTTTCCTTCACGATACGCAGGATTTCTTCGTCAAGCAGCGATTCGTTTGGGCCATGATCATGGTCAACCTCAGCATGTCACCCACTTCCGGGCAAAGCATATTCGGCTtcgttcttcgtctcctcGGTACGGTTCTGGCCATGGTGCTCAGTCTTCTGGCATGGTATATCCCGGGGCAGAAGACGCCTGGCATCATCGTATTCCTGTTCATATTCTTGACGTGCGTCTTCTACGTGCCGATCAAGATCTTCCGCTTCCGTATCATCggaatcatcaccatcatctctACCTCGATGATTGTGGGCTACGAGCTCGAGGTGCGTAAGATTGGAGAAGAGGTGGCCAGTTCCAATGGACAGCAGTACTATCCAATTTACCTCCTGGGCCCGTATCGACTGGCCACTGTGAGCGCTGGTATAGCGGTGGCCTTCATATGGACATTCTTCCCCTATCCGATCTCGGAACACTCTGTCCTACGCCAAAGTCTAGGAGCCTCTTTGTACCTCCTAGccaactactactccgtTATCCACGAGACTGTCAATGCGCGCATGCGCGGCGACGAGGGTGATCTAGCACTGAAGACATCATCAGGTCGTCGGCTTCTCAAGGCGCGTAACAAGGTGTTCTCAAAGCAAATGCTAATGTTAAACAACCTCCGAACGTATGCCGGCTTCCTGAACTGGGAAGTCGCCATCGGCGGTCGGTTTCCAAAAAAACGATATAACAGTATCATAACTTGCATCGAAAA CATCGTAAGCTACCTCAGTCTCCTAGGCTACGCCTCCGACACCCTCCTGCAACTCGACGGCGACGACGAATCCGACTCCGCCTGGGTCCACGACTTCAAAAGACTAGTCGCCAGCGCCCGCGTCACAACCCACGAAATCACCACCGTGCTCTGTCTCCTATCCGCAAGCATAACAAATCGCCAACCGCTACCTCCGTATCTGAAAACACCCCGTCCATACAGTTTCTCCAAGCGTCTGGAGGCGCTTGACAAAGATATTCTCAGTCTGCGACACATCGCAGAGCCAGGGTTCGCTACGTTTTCCGTCCTGCAGATCTCGACACGTTGCATCGTGGGTGATGTGGAGAGATTAATGAG GGACGTCAAAGCCCTAGTAGGCGAGTTGGACTTCTCGTTCCATGCTATAAGTACCGCGCATAGTGTCAAGTCGTCGGCGGAGGTGTCGCGGCTTTCGAGACCGCCGTCGCGCGATAAGTTGgattaa
- a CDS encoding uncharacterized protein (COG:Q;~EggNog:ENOG410PNMA;~InterPro:IPR036291,IPR002347;~PFAM:PF08659,PF00106,PF13561;~go_process: GO:0055114 - oxidation-reduction process [Evidence IEA]) — MTTINATLLITGAAGGIGLATSRHFNALHPTSTIILTDLPTHQETTESLIQSTFPHPEKAVFLPADILDWGQMTRLFRIIAQEYGGVDVVVANAGMMESTTVLDLEDVDEETGELREGLEARRVVGVNLLGTLSTLRLAMYHMKEKEKKNGSIVLVASTSGYFGGTGVTAYVASKHGVVGLLRASQVTAQKYGIRVNAVAPFMTPTRMTAGLSKSWQDAGLEANSPERVAEVIEQVGMDTDRRGSCMLVAGRFLREMESTRMALLPSWLGQDVADFMAKAMKFIADIGGYVLPARL, encoded by the exons ATGACCACAATCAACGCAACACTCCTCATAACCGGCGCCGCCGGAGGCATCGGCCTGGCCACATCGCGGCACTTCAACGCCCTCCACCCGACCAGCACCATTATCCTCACCGATCTGCCCACTCACCAAGAGACCACTGAGTCCTTGATCCAGAGTACATTTCCGCACCCGGAAAAGGCCGTCTTTCTTCCCGCTGATATTCTGGACTGGGGACAAATGACACGTCTGTTTAGGATCATTGCGCAGGAATAtggtggggtggatgtggtggttgcgaatgcggggatgatggagtcTACGACtgttttggatttggaggatgttgatgaggagacgggggagttgagggagggtttggaggcgaggagggtggtgggtgttAATTTGTTGGGGACTTTGAGTA CACTGCGACTGGCAATGTATCacatgaaagagaaggagaagaagaacgggtCAATTGTGCTGGTGGCTTCTACGTCGGGGTATTTTGGAGGAACGGGTGTCACGGCTTATGTGGCTTCCAAGCATGGTGTTGTGGGGTTGCTTCGGGCGTCGCAAGTGACGGCGCAGAAGTATGGCATTCGGGTTAATGCCGTTGCACCGTTTATGACCCCGACTAGAATGACAGCTGGTTTGTCTAAGAGCTGGCAGGATGCTGGGCTCGAAGCGAACTCTCCTGAACGGGTGGCGGAGGTTATTGAGCAGGTCGGGATGGATACGGACCGAAGGGGCTCTTGTATGCTG GTTGCTGGAAGATTTCTCAGAGAGATGGAGTCGACAAGGATGGCATTGCTCCCATCATGGCTAGGTCAAGACGTTGCGGATTTCATGGCGAAAGCAATGAAGTTTATTGCAGATATCGGAGGCTATGTGCTTCCTGCTCGTCTATAA
- a CDS encoding uncharacterized protein (COG:J;~EggNog:ENOG410PIP8;~InterPro:IPR023631,IPR036928;~SECRETED:SignalP(1-24)): MLLDWRYWVFATLFMLHCLMLADAASHGAKECRIPRLVEATAEQLQEGLKKGCFDSVDLAYTARINEIDVHFGTILELNPDALSIAKQLDHERNQGHIRGPLHGLPVLLKDIIGTKDDMQTAGIIPSFGSDLISH; the protein is encoded by the exons ATGTTGCTTGACTGGAGATACTGGGTCTTTGCGACCCTTTTCATGCTACATTGTCTCATGCTGGCGGACGCGGCCTCACATGGAGCGAAGGAGTGTCGGATCCCACGGCTAGTTGAAGCAACAGCAGAGCAGCTTCAAGAGGGTCTTAAGAAAGGGTGCTTCGATAGTGTCGACTTG GCGTACACTGCTCGAATCAATGAGATTGATGTGCACTTTGGTACGATCCTCGAGTTGAACCCCGATGCGCTGAGTATAGCGAAACAGCTCGATCATGAGAGGAATCAGGGTCATATCCGAGG TCCGCTGCATGGCCTGCCAGTCTTGCTCAAAGACATAATTGGCACGAAAGATGATATGCAAACGGCAGGTATCATCCCTTCATTCGGATCGGATTTAATATCGCATTGA
- a CDS encoding uncharacterized protein (COG:J;~EggNog:ENOG410PIP8;~InterPro:IPR023631,IPR036928): protein MVIPLSERQDTIGPLARTVKDAAMLLQAIAGPDEKDNYTLASPFAANLPDYLAACKLSGLQGKRIGIPRNVIDYLGPTNAPIVSAFEKAVTVISAAGAIVVDNANFTAYNDFYGSLKPAMVVAADFSTNIKSYLRNLEQKPNGLYSLEDIRSFTQHIALEDYPSRDTGVWDQTIALGMNNTSPSFWSLYQQTLYYGGEGGLLGALSRDKLDAVILPTLVGFDIPAVVGTPGITVPLGAYPDGTPVEYNTRGDLIQRAPGIPFGISFLGKKWSEEELIGMAYAFEQKTLIRNKLKRSLKVDS, encoded by the coding sequence ATGGTCATCCCTCTTAGCGAGCGCCAGGACACCATTGGACCATTGGCTCGGACAGTCAAAGACGCAGCTATGTTGTTGCAAGCGATTGCTGGTCCAGATGAAAAGGACAATTATACCTTGGCTTCGCCATTTGCAGCAAATTTGCCCGACTACTTGGCAGCCTGCAAGCTGTCGGGGCTACAGGGCAAGCGTATTGGTATCCCTCGAAACGTCATCGACTACCTAGGTCCCACAAATGCTCCGATAGTTTCGGCATTCGAAAAAGCAGTCACTGTTATAAGCGCTGCAGGTGCCATAGTCGTGGACAATGCGAACTTCACAGCGTACAATGACTTCTATGGCAGCCTGAAACCGGCCATGGTCGTAGCGGCTGACTTTTCGACGAACATCAAGAGCTATCTGAGGAATCTGGAGCAGAAACCAAACGGCCTCTATAGCCTTGAAGACATTAGGAGCTTCACCCAGCATATCGCATTGGAAGATTACCCGTCGCGCGACACGGGGGTGTGGGATCAAACGATTGCTTTGGGCATGAACAACACATCCCCGAGCTTTTGGTCCTTGTATCAGCAAACCCTCTAttatggaggggaaggaggactCTTAGGAGCTCTGTCCCGTGACAAACTCGACGCTGTCATTCTGCCCACTCTTGTGGGCTTCGATATCCCAGCTGTTGTTGGTACCCCAGGTATCACTGTTCCTCTGGGAGCATATCCAGATGGGACACCAGTGGAATATAACACCCGCGGTGACTTAATTCAGCGTGCCCCTGGTATTCCTTTTGGCATCAGCTTCCTGGGTAAAAAATGGAGTGAAGAAGAGCTAATAGGGATGGCATATGCATTCGAGCAGAAGACACTCATCCGTAATAAGCTCAAGCGATCTCTGAAGGTAGATAGCTAG